The Alosa sapidissima isolate fAloSap1 chromosome 8, fAloSap1.pri, whole genome shotgun sequence genome segment AGATACATCCCATCAGTTCTCCACCGTCTTTCCTGAGTATGCAGTCTGACCTGACTTATACCTGACCAACTTCATTTTCATTTCCCACAGATCTAACAAGAATGGATGCTGGACAAAAGGATCTTTTGACATATCATTGTATGTTCTATATATCATTGCCTGCATTTATTCCAAATCAGTTTTTAGTAGCTCCTACCAATACAATGCACTTCCCCTCCAAAACCACTCACACTGCCACATGATGGAGAACACTGAACTGCATAATTGGTCATCAGCATGAGTGGACCAGCAAACAGCCTGGTCTGACCTGATATTTGATCTCGGTTGAAGAACAAACACCTTAAAATTTGGACCACCTGTTGTGTCCGCTCAGAATGACATCAGGTAATCTGCAAAAAGTCTCCATTTCAAAATATTGTGCTATTGTATTTCCATAAGAAAACTCAGAGAACTGCTGGTCAAGTTAACATGACGGCAGACAGTAAAAATAGCTCACTTTCCTCCCCCTGTGTCAATAAATAAATTTGTAGATGCTTCTTGCTGAAAAAAATCCTGTCAACAGCAGCTCTTTACATAAAAATgtacaaaacatttaaaaactgATTTGAATATCTTTTGTGATATTAACATTATTCTTCTATTTTTTCGTTTGTAAGTATACATATCTAAAAGCCTGAAACTGTCAGGGAGAAAGGGTTGATGTCAgctgactctctctttcttattcacactttctttctttctctctctccgctctgtCACTTCTCTCACTCCAATCTGCTGCTGAAGCATTCCTCTCCCAACCACCACATCACCCCACTCTGTCCCCATCAGCGCCTGAGAGTGTGAAAACAATCCTTCTTCCCTGTGCCTCTCCCACATCTCCCACAGTAGTCCAGTGATGTTGACGAGAGTCTGTGGCGCCCACTGGTGCTCAGTCTCCCACAATGGCCTCCAGCAGCATGTCCAGCTCGCACAGCAGCCAGCGGCGCATGGGGCAGTAGTAGTCGTAGTGGAACTGCTGGAACTCGGGCGTCTGGCGGATGTCGTGCAGGAAGGCCACGTCCAGGTCggactccagcagcagcagcatggtgggcagcagcagcagcagcaggccacCGGCGGCCGCCGCCAGCCGGGCAGCCACGCACGCGCACGCCCTGAGCTGCTGCCAGCGGGAGCGCTGGGGCCGGCGCATGGCCAGCCGTGCGGCCTCCATGGCCACCTCGCGCTCCCGCTCCGCCCGCAGCTCGCACTGCACCTCGGGGTCGGCGTGGAGCTCGCGCAGCATGCGGGCTGGGCTCTGGAAGAGGGCGGCCACTCCCCCCTCGCCACTGCCACCGCCGCCACCGTCGTCCACCGGCGTGGGCAGCATGCTGGCGCACGGGCTGTACACCATGTCGGAGATGGTCAGGGCGCCTGAGTCGGCCTCCTCTTCTTCCGCCTCGGGCTCCTCCGCCTCGCGGTtcactcctccctctttctcctcggGTCGCTCCCGTGACCCTGAGCCCTCGGCCGGGACGCTGGCTTCTGCAGACCCCGCCTCTGTGTGGGCGGAGCCTGTTCGCTCATCAGGCACCGCCTCCGCTGCGTTGATGGATGGCttcagaggagagagatgaacagaatCCTTCAGGGCCAGAAGACCTGCAGAggttacacacagaaacagatagagagaaatgtGAGGAAAAGGAATGACATTATTGAAGATTTGGCTGTTTTATGTATCCATATTACATCCATGTGTATTTCTTGTATGTGtagattaattaaatatataagtTTTAATGTGATTGAGAACTGAGTGAAGAGAgacctgtgcatgtgtgtgtgtgtgcatgtgtgtgtgtgtgtgtgtgtgtgtgtttgtgtgtgtgcaagcgtttGTCTGAATATGTGCGCTGGGTTAAAAGCGAACTAAATATAGCCCCAGCTGCCAGGCTGGTGTGGATTAAGACATGTCTCATGGCTAAGTTGTCAGTGACGTCTGCACAAGACTACACTTCTATTCTCATACCCAtgtaagccacacacacacacacacacacacacacacacacacacacacacacacacacacacacacacacttcgttctttctctctctctctcatatctaaAATTACCAGAGGAAAGCCCCAGAGATTCGTGTATTGCTTCACAGAAGTGTATAGCATTCAGGCCATCATTTCAAACAATAGCAGAAACTTTTGATCGATTCGATTCATAAAACTGAATGAGATGAAGTTTGAGTCAGTCAGACTCATCATTTTACGAATTTTCTTTTCCCTTTGGTGAGATTCCTGGTATGTTAAAAATGTGCAACTGCATGTGTGAATTGTGGTAGTAATAGACTTCCGGATACACATCACTGCTGTATGAAATAATGATTACATATAGCCATGCTACCAACTACCAGTCATTCAGACATTAATTAATGGCCAAATATGGTCAAAACAATTCCATGGTTTTGTGTCAATGAAATACATTCAATCTATGTTGAAACAAAGTATGTGAACCCTTGGCTTTAGTGATGAACTACCCAAACCTTCACAACACTTGATATAGGTTAGGATACCATTTGTGTTCATTAGTCTGTTGGAATCCCTAATCCACAGAAGGAGTTTTAAAAACTGTGTGCAGTGTTAAGATGCCTGATACGGCTGGGCTTACTGACATCAGGAGGTTGGCTACTCTTACTGGTGTACTTGTTGTGTGAGGTTGAATTTCCCTTCAGGGAGATGTGATAGAGGGTAGAGTTTCCCTTCTGTGGGCTCTTTAGCAGGTGATGTCTATATTTCAGGAGCACATTATCACAAGTCTAATTCAATTAAATCATTACAGAGTAGCACACTGTGCTGTTTTAAATGGGGAAACCTCATGTAACTCTCCcactcctccatctatctatctatctatccatccatccatctatctatccatccatccatctatctatctatctatctatctatctatctatctatctatctatctatctatctatctatctatccatctatctatctatctatctatctatccatttaTCTTTCACACTTTTGATCTCTCTTTGAtctcatttttgttttgttttgctttcctcTTCCTGTCATTCCTGGTCCATCCTGTCCTCTCCCTGATGATGAGTTTCTGTCCCAACAGCTCTGGATTAGAACTGCCTGTGAGCTGCCTGACCCCTCCTTTGCTGGGTGTTATCCCACAGTATCGATATCTAGCCTCACATCCTACCCGACACTCTACCGTGCTTATTCAACAGGCTTCAACATACAGGAACTGACGCTCAATGCCACAGTCCTACCACTGTCCTACATTTACACACCCCACTCCAGACTCCACAACTCCAGCCGCAATACGTAAACATTCTGGGGAGCAGGTCAGTCAGAGATGCTGAATGAACCAATTATCTTAACATTGAGTGTACACGAGCACCTGgtagtttcttggtgttttatgcccccaacgttgtcttcaaggcagcgcaacctggaaggcactagggttagccatgggttaaggttagggttagggttggggttaggtttaggattaggtgcctttaagtcagtggtggcagcgctgcctggaagacgacgttgggggcataaaacaccattgagcGTACATGGTTTGGTCTAGTTTGGTCAAACTGTAACTAATCCTGACCACTGATCTCCTTTCTCCTGATCTAAAGGGGACCTCAGCCTCCACCCAACCCAGTCCTTACCTGCAGTACACCCAGCGAATGCTCAACTACAATACACCCAGCGTCCACTGTAGTGTGCGCTGCTGCTGTGAGATGGAGAATTCAGCTGATGTTAGCGTGGAGAACGCCGTTGAGAACTGACGAATCGACCTGACCACACTGATGATTAAAAGAATGTGATAGGACTGGAAAACAACACCAGCTGTGCTTAAGGTTATCAATGCCAACTAAATCCTTTTTTTAAGTTATGTAAATACATTCATAGACACATAGTGAAGACCTTTGTTCTGATCCTCCTATCTAATGGCTCAGTGAGTGTTTAATTTAAAAGCTCAGAGCTTTTAAAGCTCAGATGTTGACATTATTGTCCAACCCACCCAAGTGGGTGGGAATGCCTTCCATACCTAAGGTATCCTCAAACCTTGTGGCATCCTAAGTCAATGATATAACTGCAACTGCCATCCAACCCCGTCAAATAGTACTGCACTTTTATTGCACCCAAGCTACTATTTACTTTGATACTCCAGACTCCTAATCAGTACATCACCTCACCTTGCAAAGTTTAGACACCATTGCTTTACCCTCCTCCCAACAgcctatatacagtacataggtatagtatatatatactgaaaATCATATCACCATTATCCATACTGACACTCTCCTATTCCATTACACATTCATTATTGTGATTGCCATTGCATACACTGTGTAAACACACTGTTGCATAATAACATCTGAtggatgtgacacacacacacacacacacacacatacacactctcacacacacacacagaggtaccgGCTCCAGAAATGCGTCCCCCATGTCCAAGCAGCCTGACGTAGACGTCTCGGGCGGTGTGGTTGGCCATGCGCAGCTGCAGGTTGTGGCGGACGGTGATTTTCACCTGGCAGCGCATCCCGTCTGACCGCTCCTCCAAACCCTCCAAGCACAAGACCTCGGCCAACGCCTGGTCCACCCTCCGCTGCTCCTCCAGGGGATCCATGCACCCCTCCAGGGCCTCCCCCAcgccccccacacccccatgcGCACTCTTCTCCTCCAGCACCTCCATCCGCCCGCCGGATCTCTCGCTGTTGCCCGcttgcctgccctgccctgccctgcccttcaCTCGGACCTCCGGCTCGCTCTGACCTTCTGAGGGGGATGAGCGCTGGGTTTAACACGGCACAACGCTCAAATGTGGGAGTGTCCTGCTGGTTGCCCCTCTCCCtcattttgtctctctctctctctctctgtctttctctcacacacacacacacacacacacacacacacacacacacacacacacacacacacacacacactcaaatgtcaGCAGTGTTCCTAAAGACAGGGGGTTTAGGGACTGGATCAGGCCAAAGGGAGAGCACAGCTATTTATACCCGAGGCACTCGGAACACAAGACTGGGCTAATCTCTGTGCTGATTACACAGGAACACCGGGGAGAGCATTACACTctccactaaccccccccccccccccccacacacacacacacacacacacacacacacacacacacacacacacacactcactcactgcatCTGTCTATTTCACTCTATGCCTttgtcactctttctctcactcacacacacacacacacacacacacacacacacacacatacatatacccaTGTATGTATCACACCTTTTGATAACAAAAGCTCATTTAAGTGCATTACTGGGTAAGCCACTCATCGGGGGGTCATTGATTTCATATCAATATATGAAAGTATTCTCACGCTGCGGTTTGATCCGACGAGCTGCAGTGTGAGGCCTGACTGTAGCCACGGCCCTGAGACAGCTTAACAGGCTTTGGACTATGTGGGAAAAGAAAGCAAATGGAAAAATAACACATAAATGAATACATCACATGGAAAATGATAATACTGTGCATTATATTATGCAGCTTCGTTACATGTTCTACGATCCATCTCTACTTGTCTTCATTCGGtgtgacacacatgcacagaccatTTTACCTAATTAAGAGCATGTACTTTGTCTTTCAGCACAGAGTTCCAGGGGATTATTTTATGCTCAAACTAAATATAGCAGACATGTTGCCCATAAGTGATAATAACATTTGGCATGGCAAGCTGAGGCATGACTAATTTCTTTAACATGGGAGCAAATATAGAGTACTACTCTTGGATTCCATATAGTATTAAACAACCTATTATATCTTTTATCTCTTTCGTTTCTGAGATGATGGCCTATTTCCTTTGTTCACCGCATTATTTTTTGCTTGAGGATGAGTTGGGATCAACATAATCGCATGACAGTGCTCACTAGTCCACGAGGAACAGAGATTAACATTTTAGTTATGTTACTCCACCTCTAGTGCCTTCATTAAAGACTGCAACAGAGAATAGACGTCACTACTCTAACTCAAGCACCTAAAACACTGGCTCTGTTACTGCTGAGTCATAACTGGGGTTATTTGAGACCTCAGCGGAACTTCCATACCCAGTGCAAAACCTGACGTCACTGTGAGGCCTCACTGGTGGTCTCCATGGCTACGCACTTGATGGCTCATGGCTCTACCTATCCTGTCAGCTGGAATCAATAATCCATCAGAGAGCATGCAAGCTCATGTAAAACACCGCTATGAGGAAAACGTGGCAACATCTGATCTGACATTTCAAATTAATGTCACAGTCTAATCACCCCAGCCTCAGGATGAGCAGGGCTACTGGACAACAGCAGAGTTCACTCTGGAAACGCATACATTTGTAACATTAATAGAGAGCAATGAAGCATTTAAAATAGTGACATATAGTAGTACTAATTCAACACATGTTCAGGGACGGCTGGGCCTCTGTTTGCTCCTCAATCACTTTacacaacaataacaatgacaaaAAGATCAAAGCCTAACAATCTCTATTCAACAGGGTCAAATGATCATACAGCTGACGTGAGACTTCAGTGAGGATATCATGGAAATGTTCAACTCGTCTAACTCCTCAAAGAGCAAAAGCTCTTATTAGTGAGTGGCTCACTGGACCTGGAGGCATCTTCACAGCTCTCATTCTGTGGTGTTGATGGAAAAGAAATCTCTCTTTGGCACGAACATCCATGAAGTTTTGGGTGCTGCTGCAGCGCTCTCACAGCTCTTTAGATTTCCTCAGATCAAACCTTTTCACTCACAGTCAGGGTCCTGTTTTTGCTTGGCAACAACTTCTACTGGCAAATTATTTTCCAAATCATCACCTCTGAGGAGTGTACCTtacagccagtgtgtgtgtgtgagagagaagattGCTGCATCAAATatgacagacacagaaacacacacacacacacacacacacatacacagagacacacaccttGTCTGGGAGACTGTTAGCAATCACTGGAGCTGTCAGGTCTTTGAAACATAGCCAAGATTAAATTGATTTTTTAAGGTCACATATATGCCTCAGGCACGGTGGCAGTCAAGTAGCTTGGCTATGAATAGAGTGTGAACTTGGCAGTGAAGATGTGATGGTGTAATGCTACAAAACAATGTGTTTGCATGCTGGAAGGACGCGAGGACAGGActaggagatgaggagatgaagGCACCTGAGGGGGCTAACGAGGCCAAACTCAGAAGGGCAGGCACAAGTCTAAGCTGTGCCCTTTCTTTAAAAGCCGATAGTCCCTCCTGCCTTCTGTCAAGCAGTCGAGAAATTTGATCTtagaatgtgcacacacacacacgcatgttagatctctgcacacacaaagacacagacacagctgcagacacacacatacacatacagtacacacacttgtgtgagagagacctctgcacacacacagacagacagacagacagacagacagacagacacacacacacacacacacacacacacacacacacacacacacacacacagacagacacacacgtatgcTGTCAGCATGGCGTCAACAGAGATAATGGGCATGGTAtttttggcacactgattggggtcTCTGGGGAAACAGGACCTGACAGCCCCATTGGCTGCTCAATTTTCACAACCAACCTAATTCTAACCCTATAGggcctttgtgtgtgagtgtgtgcgtgtgtgtatttcattaaataactttaaatcATTTGCCTGAATATGTTTTCTTGAAGGCAGAGATGTATTACTTTTATCTTGTCTACTGCTGGCTTTTTACTTATctaaactaatcatgttttaaaGAGTTCAGGGTGGATGGTAGAGAGACCATGAAAGTTTTTTCTAGAAACAATAGCAATGATCAGTGTGCAATCTCCAGCCTAATTCTTGACAAGGTTCGAGAGTTGTTACAAGTTTCCCAAAATGTGAGGGGaagtaaagacatttttgtGAAAACAACTGCATcattttgagtgtttgtgtgtgtgtttgtgtaatgcaTGTATGGATGTCCCAAATGAACACACaatagttagagagagagagggagagagagttagagagagagagagagagttagagagagagagagagagaaagagagagagagagaaagatagagagaaagagtgaatgtGCATCTGAGAGAGTTCCTACCATTGTCTGCAGCAGTGTGTCTGTTGTCTGCAGGCAGTAGAGGCTCCATGTTCATAATCAGTTGCTTGTGACTGAGTGAGCTGAAACTTTTACTCTGACAAAATCCAGCCctgaaaatcacacacacacttctgagagAGGGcctcactcatgcacacacaaactttacaCAATAGATTTAGAACATTTTGGTATGGATCGGTATGGACCGTACATACAGTCATTGGTTTGGACACATATGAGTGTATGGTGCTAACCTGTGAACTTCCGGAGGTTCCCTCTGGATCTTAGAGCTGGCCTCAATCACCTCTTTAGCTACCCGCCCactacaaacacagagagagtcaCGTGTACAGAATCACACACAATACTATCATCATCAATCTCGAAGTGGTTCCATGGAACATGAGAGTTCTCAAACTTCCAAGTTTCCAAGAGCATGCTCACTTTAACTAAACAATTCATAAACAGATTCCACAAACTTACCATTCAACAAAGAATCAACCAGTTTGAACCAGTTCAGTAAGCTGCTACAGTAATCAGTTACATGATAACCTGCATTTTCTGATCATAATGGATGAAACAACAGCTGCACAACTTTCCTCTCAGATATTATGTACCAGCAGCTAAATATTGAGGGGGGCGCTGTTCTGAGACACCGGGCCCTATCTTGCACCCTGGCGCATAGCGTAAAACTCATTTTCCACCCGGCGCAAAGGTTATTttcgttttttgtcatttacgtttattttttaaacaatgcgcccagggatgtggcaattaacaacctagagAGTGGcctagcgcattgtctaaaaatcgctattgtacaccacctaaaacgcattacgccactgaccaagagaaacctggtcagaagtctatggcgagttgtttatgttattttaagggccatattttgcaccctggcacatgacgtaaaactcgttttccacccggcgcagtgtattttgctttttttgcacatttattttttaaacgatgcgcccaggggtgtggcaattaacaacttagggagtggcttagcgcattgtctaaatcgctattgtacacctggtcagaattctatggcgagttgtttatatgtcaTTTTAAGAGCGctttgtcaacagtcatattggcggatgcacgcaccatccttctatcatccatgaacgtttaaatgatgttacgccccaaacacacccatgactgattaagaaacctaggaacaccttgttgcgccatgcgctcgacaTTTGATATGTGAattggacatcctactaaatttgaataagcttttgacgagtgacgatgcgttttagactgtcatgatagggcccaccCAGACACTGTGAGGGAACGAATTTTCATTCCAAGATTACAAGCTCTGGCACACACCCGAAAGCTACAATTTAGGGCACTTGGCACATAAATAAATGTCCAACATGAATGATTTATTATGCCACTTAAATCTACTCTTTGTTGAGGTGTGGCTTTACAGACTCATATGGGGGagacacaaacaccaacaaattACATTACTCATATTACAGAGGAAACTGATTGGAGAAGCTAGGACAAGCTTACAAGCTTGCAAATAGCTCGATAAATCAATGACATAAAAACAGTACAAGAAACAAAGGTGTCAGTGAGTTACAGCTTATTAGGACATAGCTTGACTGGGCATCAGCATTGACTGAAACCTGGAGGGTACTGGACTTAAAAGTaagttagtataagtatatatactcttttgatcccgtgagggaaatttggtctctgcatttatcccaatccgtgaattagtgaaacacacacacacacacacacacacacacacacacacacacacacacacacacagtgaggtgaagcacacactaatcccactAATTCAGCCGTgcctggtcggggttcgaaccggcaacccttcggttacaagtccgaagcgctaaccagtaggccacagctccCCCTAAAAAACACTTAAAGGGATACAGATGGCCGGGTGGACCACAGGAGCTGTGTGGAGAATGGATGAACTGGTTTAGCCTTAGATCACCAGCTCAGACAGACTGACTGATATTGCTAATGACTGTGGTTTGGCTGTCTACAGCAGCGATGAGCTGTGATCGCTGCGGAGTTGGCGTGCACGACAGAtaagcacacactcacctgtATCGGAACCGGCACCCTTTGAAGAAGATGTTGCTACTGGAGACGGTCTTTATCTGGCTCGACTTGGCACATCTGATTGAAAACATCAGAGATTTCCAGTCATTATTATAACCATACAGATTGTGTACAGACATCAGAGATTTCCAGTCATTATTATAACCATACAGATTATGTACAGACAGCTTCTGATGAGTCTAAAGCTGCTGTTTGGGCTTGGTCTTTAAGACTGATTCTCTAAACATGACATTTCATTATTTTGAGAGAATTACAGTAGGGGTCAAATCATAGACATTTCTTATGAAAAACCCAATCCtcccctctgttcctctctacTTTCTCGTTCCATCTTACATCGCCAGGAAACAAGAAACACACAACTGTTATAGGCAGGAAGGAGAGGGacaaagaggagaagaaagaaagaaagaatgggagaaaaagaaaaaagaggcaGAAAGTCAACCGAGGAcaaaggaaggaggagaggctgTGGGGGCACATATGAAGAAAGGCTCACTTGTAAAAGGCCTGATTTTCAACTCCACATTTCCACAAATGTTTGCATGCTGCTGGCGTGGAGGTGTGGAAGGTCAACACCAGTTTcttctgcagagagagagagagagagagagagagagagagagagagagagagagagagagagaggtgggtgaGATCAATTCCACATTGGGACAGAAGGCACAACCCAGCACTAGAGAGGAGTAACAGGCTGACAGAGATGGACCGTGCTGACCATGAATCACACAGTGGAGCAGGAACAGTAAAATGGTGTGAGGGTGCAAAGAAAACGCTGATCTGACACCTTTCCCATCACATATACAAAGATGGGTACacagaagggagggagaaaggattGGGAgagctggatggatggatgaatttcagatg includes the following:
- the frmd3 gene encoding FERM domain-containing protein 3 isoform X1, coding for MKMLRFRSPSIPSLNQEIQCTVRLLDDSEVSCNIQRETKGQFLLDHVCNHYNLMERDYFGIRYVDPEKQRHWLDPSKPVVRQMKSQQPYTMCFRVKFYPQEPIKIKEELTRYLLYLQTKRDIYHGRLLCPFADAAYLGACIVQAELGDHDADEHPEDYISDFKLFPKQTLKLERKIMELHRNELRGLSAAMAELNLLQRAHTLDTYGVDPHPCKDFTGATAFLGFTARGFVVFQGNKRIHLLKWADVNKLKFEGKTFYVIGLQKEKKLVLTFHTSTPAACKHLWKCGVENQAFYKCAKSSQIKTVSSSNIFFKGCRFRYSGRVAKEVIEASSKIQREPPEVHRAGFCQSKSFSSLSHKQLIMNMEPLLPADNRHTAADNVQSLLSCLRAVATVRPHTAARRIKPQRLLALKDSVHLSPLKPSINAAEAVPDERTGSAHTEAGSAEASVPAEGSGSRERPEEKEGGVNREAEEPEAEEEEADSGALTISDMVYSPCASMLPTPVDDGGGGGSGEGGVAALFQSPARMLRELHADPEVQCELRAEREREVAMEAARLAMRRPQRSRWQQLRACACVAARLAAAAGGLLLLLLPTMLLLLESDLDVAFLHDIRQTPEFQQFHYDYYCPMRRWLLCELDMLLEAIVGD
- the frmd3 gene encoding FERM domain-containing protein 3 isoform X2; amino-acid sequence: MKMLRFRSPSIPSLNQEIQCTVRLLDDSEVSCNIQRETKGQFLLDHVCNHYNLMERDYFGIRYVDPEKQRHWLDPSKPVVRQMKSQQPYTMCFRVKFYPQEPIKIKEELTRYLLYLQTKRDIYHGRLLCPFADAAYLGACIVQAELGDHDADEHPEDYISDFKLFPKQTLKLERKIMELHRNELRGLSAAMAELNLLQRAHTLDTYGVDPHPCKDFTGATAFLGFTARGFVVFQGNKRIHLLKWADVNKLKFEGKTFYVIGLQKEKLVLTFHTSTPAACKHLWKCGVENQAFYKCAKSSQIKTVSSSNIFFKGCRFRYSGRVAKEVIEASSKIQREPPEVHRAGFCQSKSFSSLSHKQLIMNMEPLLPADNRHTAADNVQSLLSCLRAVATVRPHTAARRIKPQRLLALKDSVHLSPLKPSINAAEAVPDERTGSAHTEAGSAEASVPAEGSGSRERPEEKEGGVNREAEEPEAEEEEADSGALTISDMVYSPCASMLPTPVDDGGGGGSGEGGVAALFQSPARMLRELHADPEVQCELRAEREREVAMEAARLAMRRPQRSRWQQLRACACVAARLAAAAGGLLLLLLPTMLLLLESDLDVAFLHDIRQTPEFQQFHYDYYCPMRRWLLCELDMLLEAIVGD
- the frmd3 gene encoding FERM domain-containing protein 3 isoform X3, which encodes MKMLRFRSPSIPSLNQEIQCTVRLLDDSEVSCNIQRETKGQFLLDHVCNHYNLMERDYFGIRYVDPEKQRHWLDPSKPVVRQMKSQQPYTMCFRVKFYPQEPIKIKEELTRYLLYLQTKRDIYHGRLLCPFADAAYLGACIVQAELGDHDADEHPEDYISDFKLFPKQTLKLERKIMELHRNELRGLSAAMAELNLLQRAHTLDTYGVDPHPCKDFTGATAFLGFTARGFVVFQGNKRIHLLKWADVNKLKFEGKTFYVIGLQKEKKLVLTFHTSTPAACKHLWKCGVENQAFYKCAKSSQIKTVSSSNIFFKGCRFRYSGRVAKEVIEASSKIQREPPEVHRAGFCQSKSFSSLSHKQLIMNMEPLLPADNRHTAADNGLLALKDSVHLSPLKPSINAAEAVPDERTGSAHTEAGSAEASVPAEGSGSRERPEEKEGGVNREAEEPEAEEEEADSGALTISDMVYSPCASMLPTPVDDGGGGGSGEGGVAALFQSPARMLRELHADPEVQCELRAEREREVAMEAARLAMRRPQRSRWQQLRACACVAARLAAAAGGLLLLLLPTMLLLLESDLDVAFLHDIRQTPEFQQFHYDYYCPMRRWLLCELDMLLEAIVGD